A part of Melittangium boletus DSM 14713 genomic DNA contains:
- a CDS encoding lipase family protein: protein MYHELLYHLDLCILAYHQYTQSLVWPFDPYYERLALKGSSRRENFMTQVRTLFLGNSAYHGPGNTHGWAVNNALDPIVSRYDRLHPWRIAFCSPEPGNWLCYKLPTYITDRIASVAMCSYQAGAGNPNNATAAAQIQAAVARPLGIGGGGADRLYNFEGGTGTINGTPNVWSLMGCVLERHHGGTYDVHIAFRGSRSGSGARALTFGLAGKGNPDWVTDMDFNTVVQDNYFSVHGSVCRGFSRSVKTSIPSILTILQHIHAQNGAPPANIYVTGHSLGGALATQFATAMVLGTTHGPDGANLPGNLPTWPWRNVKLITFSAPVAGGKSFHRQFNSRIFCRRVVLSQDPITQDKRGYHVGSEVYVTGENTFNPVPLAYHEPMNVRERLYRKAGQWGDALANVPGPNKNHVDFPWKVYDSFRALYQAEASLHGAGVLNGMLTGLDGDVVRYLGTIAAVLGDSGAYKSFIRDSKVTARSTSIMTASHHMGNTAAVALAAAPNALAAEVQLVRAQFGEVGKHLSFALMLAELARNPALDFGAFIPNATLNECIQ, encoded by the coding sequence ATGTACCACGAGCTGCTGTACCACCTGGACCTGTGCATCCTGGCCTACCACCAGTACACCCAGAGCTTGGTCTGGCCATTCGATCCCTACTATGAGCGCCTCGCGCTCAAGGGCTCGAGCCGGCGCGAGAACTTCATGACCCAGGTCCGCACGCTGTTCCTGGGGAACAGCGCCTATCATGGGCCTGGAAACACACACGGCTGGGCCGTCAACAACGCCCTGGATCCCATTGTCAGCAGATATGACCGGCTCCACCCCTGGCGGATCGCCTTCTGCAGCCCGGAGCCTGGCAATTGGCTGTGCTACAAGCTCCCCACCTACATCACCGACCGTATCGCCTCGGTGGCCATGTGCTCCTATCAGGCGGGAGCGGGAAACCCGAACAACGCCACGGCGGCCGCTCAAATCCAAGCAGCCGTTGCCAGACCGCTAGGGATTGGTGGCGGTGGCGCGGACCGGCTCTATAACTTCGAGGGAGGAACGGGCACCATCAACGGCACCCCGAACGTCTGGAGTCTGATGGGGTGCGTGCTCGAGCGGCATCACGGGGGAACGTACGACGTCCACATCGCCTTCCGAGGCAGCCGCAGTGGGTCGGGGGCACGCGCGCTGACTTTTGGACTCGCGGGAAAGGGCAACCCGGACTGGGTGACGGACATGGACTTCAACACGGTGGTCCAGGACAACTATTTCAGTGTCCACGGCTCCGTGTGCCGCGGGTTCAGCCGGTCCGTGAAGACCTCCATCCCCTCCATCCTCACGATCCTGCAGCACATCCACGCCCAGAATGGGGCGCCCCCCGCCAACATCTACGTCACGGGGCACAGCCTCGGAGGCGCGCTGGCCACCCAGTTCGCCACGGCGATGGTCCTGGGCACCACCCACGGCCCCGACGGAGCCAACCTGCCGGGCAATCTCCCCACCTGGCCCTGGCGCAACGTGAAGCTCATCACCTTCAGCGCGCCGGTCGCGGGCGGCAAGAGCTTCCACAGACAGTTCAACTCCAGGATTTTCTGCCGGCGGGTGGTGCTCAGCCAGGATCCCATCACGCAAGACAAGCGCGGCTATCACGTCGGTTCGGAGGTCTACGTCACGGGGGAAAACACCTTCAACCCGGTCCCCCTGGCCTACCACGAGCCCATGAACGTCCGGGAGCGGCTCTACCGGAAGGCCGGTCAATGGGGCGATGCCCTGGCCAACGTTCCCGGTCCCAACAAGAATCACGTGGATTTCCCCTGGAAGGTCTACGACAGCTTCCGCGCGCTGTACCAGGCCGAGGCGTCGCTTCATGGCGCGGGCGTCCTCAACGGCATGCTGACCGGCTTGGACGGAGACGTGGTTCGCTATCTGGGCACCATCGCCGCCGTCCTGGGAGATTCCGGGGCGTACAAGTCCTTCATTCGTGACTCGAAGGTGACGGCCCGGTCGACGAGCATCATGACCGCCAGTCATCACATGGGGAACACGGCCGCCGTCGCGCTAGCGGCCGCGCCCAACGCCCTGGCCGCGGAGGTGCAGTTGGTGCGCGCTCAGTTCGGCGAGGTGGGCAAGCACCTGTCCTTCGCTCTCATGCTGGCGGAACTGGCTCGCAATCCCGCCCTGGACTTCGGCGCCTTCATCCCGAACGCGACGCTCAACGAGTGCATTCAGTAG
- a CDS encoding oxygenase MpaB family protein: MNEYPWTQSFLDQMRTEGDPLADQVVDALFANHAADEANTLLRKLGTSREFSVDTLPPVLRDYFIQTAAIPALDEDKLLLGQQVFAEYGPEIALILACYSLPFCYADQKGVHVLYRTGFLMKRARARVFQTLQMLMDVFSPGGMSPGGKGIVSVQKVRLMHAGVRYLLTHDAKEPWDEARGRPVNQEDMALTYCTFTTLVIRHGLEKLGVKLSLEQQEAYLYTWNAVGQLLGLRSELRPATLDDADDLCRTIQERVFAETDEGRQLTASLIEALSSLLSPAFQKLPSVMMRHFLTPDPYSNKDLASMLGVPDEGGVVLRTAVTLISKICDHANNDSDLIRLINRDVSLSLFNGLLRMSHTDSASFEIPTDLYAYWKLESEAA; this comes from the coding sequence ATGAATGAATATCCTTGGACTCAATCCTTCCTCGACCAGATGCGAACGGAGGGCGATCCCCTTGCCGATCAGGTCGTGGATGCGCTGTTCGCGAACCATGCAGCGGACGAGGCGAACACTCTTTTACGCAAGCTTGGCACCTCTCGGGAGTTCTCCGTGGATACACTTCCCCCCGTGCTCCGCGATTACTTCATCCAGACCGCGGCCATTCCGGCGCTGGACGAGGACAAGCTTCTCCTGGGACAGCAGGTCTTCGCGGAATATGGTCCGGAGATCGCGCTCATCCTGGCGTGCTACTCGCTTCCCTTCTGTTACGCCGACCAGAAGGGGGTTCATGTCCTCTACCGGACTGGCTTCTTGATGAAAAGGGCTCGCGCGCGCGTCTTCCAGACGTTGCAGATGCTGATGGATGTCTTCTCCCCGGGAGGAATGAGCCCGGGAGGCAAGGGCATTGTGTCGGTCCAGAAGGTGCGGCTGATGCACGCGGGCGTCCGCTACCTGTTGACTCACGACGCGAAGGAACCCTGGGACGAAGCACGAGGCCGCCCGGTGAACCAAGAGGACATGGCGCTGACGTACTGCACTTTCACCACCCTCGTCATCCGGCATGGACTGGAGAAATTGGGAGTCAAACTGAGTTTGGAGCAGCAAGAGGCCTACCTGTACACCTGGAACGCGGTGGGCCAGTTGCTGGGATTGAGGAGTGAGCTACGCCCCGCGACCCTGGACGACGCGGACGATCTCTGCCGGACCATCCAGGAGAGGGTGTTCGCCGAGACCGACGAAGGCCGGCAATTGACGGCGTCCCTCATCGAAGCACTCTCCTCTCTGCTTTCCCCAGCGTTTCAGAAGTTGCCCTCGGTGATGATGCGCCACTTCCTGACACCCGACCCCTACTCCAACAAGGATCTGGCATCGATGCTGGGGGTCCCCGATGAAGGAGGTGTCGTGCTCCGCACCGCCGTGACGCTCATCAGCAAAATCTGCGACCATGCCAACAATGATTCGGACTTGATACGCTTGATCAACCGCGATGTCAGCTTGTCCCTATTCAATGGCCTGCTGCGCATGAGTCATACCGACAGCGCGTCCTTCGAGATTCCAACCGACCTGTATGCCTACTGGAAGCTCGAATCGGAGGCGGCGTAA